In Rhinolophus sinicus isolate RSC01 linkage group LG17, ASM3656204v1, whole genome shotgun sequence, one DNA window encodes the following:
- the SLAMF7 gene encoding SLAM family member 7 isoform X3 translates to MPGSPACFILIFLLCQLTGPAASGALMQLVGALGGSVIFPLTHSVDQIDSIVWVLNTTILVTIQPKVADRQDNVIVIQNHNKKRLSFPHGNYSLKLSKLNKSDSGTYRVQIYSSALQGPFIQEYELHVYEHLSKPKVTMSLQNNSNGTCVTNLTCFMEQGGEDVTYSWKSWGQATNESHYGSILPVSWSLGEKDMTFICMARNPISSNSSNPISAWKLCEGAAANLDSTIILNLLWVFLLLSVLALVPVILIMWRERRKGSIKKEKRMDIHQEVLNYYPPSGETSEYDTISNLNMEKPHPLPTSPDTPRLFAYENVI, encoded by the exons ATGCCTGGTTCCCCAGCTTgctttatcctcatttttctcctctgccaGCTCACAG GGCCAGCAGCCTCTGGAGCCCTGATGCAACTGGTTGGTGCCCTTGGGGGGTCTGTGATTTTCCCTCTGACACACTCAGTAGATCAGATTGACAGCATTGTCTGGGTCTTAAACACAACTATTCTTGTTACCATACAACCCAAAGTGGCGGACAGACAAGACAATGTCATAGTGATTCAAAATCATAACAAGAAAAGGCTGAGCTTCCCACATGGAAACTACTCCCTGAAGCTCAGCAAACTGAACAAGAGTGACTCAGGTACCTATCGTGTGCAGATATACAGCTCAGCCCTCCAGGGTCCCTTCATCCAGGAATATGAGCTGCATGTCTATG AGCACCTATCAAAGCCCAAAGTCACCATGAGTCTGCAGAACAATAGCAATGGCACCTGTGTGACCAATCTGACATGCTTCATGGAACAGGGAGGAGAGGATGTGACTTACAGCTGGAAGTCCTGGGGGCAAGCAACCAATGAATCCCATTATGGCTCCATCCTCCCCGTATCCTGGAGTCTGGGGGAAAAGGATATGACCTTTATCTGCATGGCCAGGAACCCCATTAGTAGCAACTCTTCAAACCCCATCTCTGCCTGGAAGCTCTGTGAAG GTGCTGCTGCTAACCTGGATTCCACCATTATCCTGAACCTCCTGTGGGTATTCCTCCTGCTCAGTGTCCTTGCACTGGTGCCAGTTATTTTGATTATGTGGcgagaaagaagaaaag GGTccattaaaaaagagaagagaatggacATTCATCAGGAAGTTCTTAATTACTATCCCCCTTCTGGAGAGACCTCAGAGTACGACACAATCTCTAACCTGAAT